A region from the Panicum hallii strain FIL2 chromosome 1, PHallii_v3.1, whole genome shotgun sequence genome encodes:
- the LOC112893082 gene encoding BEACH domain-containing protein B, protein MNIVKGVADLLRKSAPASPGGGAGAGSGGGERGGTGSPSADRVAAPPSPRVRFSDSGEEGVLNALWQKYENAIDKAEKKKSLQIFAMHFAKAFKDWEPGHIKQTIDQESLSDDTVLGCSTGHPSEVILILIQEISQITSSITESSSCPESSTNISELLGDLGLNTEGLTVLECLTIVTRSVHNCRVFSYYGGVQKVTALLKAAVVKLKTLTSLLAADEQPSNKTVENMRTMQKVLVYIVTIISNFMDLEPITTRISQFLKSSRHTLSSDYLSIVTPNTSKNLVSDKNWQKKAIVSVMEAGGVNWLVELLRVIRRLNLKEQWTDLSLHFITLYSLRSTISENTRAQNHFRSIGGLEVLLDGLGLPSSKFSISKQSFVPSDERRGILWLQILSLEILREAVFGNVNNLQFLCENGRIHKFANSICWPAFMLQEFHQQKSLDPQACLKLDKESTGPSPTLESFSNPVDILDTSEWNEYSVKLSIALCSFLLPPKEIKYCPAPTDVSQISLSISLAYWEQCVRWIIKVLSTVFPCIKACAGETELPYHIRILANTLQHYMLCTFRKVLISAPALLKSFREEGLWDLIFSEKFFYFGSSVDYMNQIIQEAWNDQLIDAPKSTDSESLNEIDVNILQAEAISFLEFAATLNENSNNLPECSALVGALEHCTYDPGLAGAIVKSFHVILQLATEQTLSSFKSIDVLTRVLKVACLQAQELRKLSHLQDDLNEDGSRSRNVPTTPSDEKIKNARTFVELAFNLFKDYATVSEIGRIAILHNANCIEYLFDLFQEEYLRKHIVEQVLALFRLPPSSAQDHAAKMHLCSKYLETFNRVKENEKGFAELSIDLLINMRDIIMIDRVYYQNLFRYGECFLHIVSLLNGTFDEAVGEQLVLNVLQTLTALLAENDESKAAFRLLVGAGYQTLQSLLLDFCKWIPSPKLLDALLDMLVDGAFDINEKTTIKNEDVIMLLLNVLQKSSTSLQHYGLMVLQQLLKGSITNRTSCFRAGLLSFLLDWFSVEEGDDIVVKIAELIQIIGGHSICGKDIRKIFALLRGEEIIAKQKHSSLLLTSVSHMLKEKGPEAFFEFSGHDSGIEIKSPVQWPYNKGLSFCCWLRVESFPEKGMMGLFSFFTENGKGCLAMLGKNTLIYESVSPKHQCVLLPLSLPMKQWKFLCVTHTIGRTFSGGSQLRCYVDGDLVSSEKCRYAKVNEVMTRCSVGTELMPIGEEPSSLGFESTFAFTGQMGPVYAFSDALSPEQIRGIYNLGPSYMYSFLGDQNLLTNDDSLYKGILDARDGVSSKMIFGLNAQASNNRALFNVSSVLDGLDKSKFEATTMGGTKLCARRLLQEIIYCVGGVSVFFPLLIHFDDAAVQNGESVAHDELAGQVIELVASVLDGNIANQQQMHLLSGFSILGFLFQSVSPQLLNFKTLSASKYMFTVLKNSGMSEILLKDALSQFYLNPHIWAYATYEVQREHYLFLIQYFEADGKFLPILCGLPRIIDVVRQFYSEKVDSRSSKPLLVSKKVIGERPSMEQIRKIRLLLLSLAEMSLKLKVSQHDIRALVSFLERSQDVACVEDILHMIIRALSHNSLLPSFLEQVNSLGGCYIFINLLKREFEPIRLLGLQLLGKLLVGVPSEKRGPKFFGLPVGRGKGTTTAPQLFFYSISERLFKFPLSDHLCASLFDVLLGGASPKQVLQKRAQSDALKDKSSTSASLAPFFVPQILVCIFKYIQSCQDASARTKILSDLLDLLDSNPSNVESLMEYGWSSWLETSVKLDVFRNYKSNSVAKGNDLETNELILVRNMYSLVLSYCIFSVKGGWHQLEDTTNFLLLKIEQGQLPNSYLLRDIFEDLIGSLLETSSEENVFNSQPCRDNILYLLNLSHELFVDQIGIKLLFPSPDMSAQLSSDDSVKEDINLAVLEIINIESNDLHTSLPWSNTFFVNGELLTDDWWSFFDKIWTLLCYLNDKGQTRLTPKSSNAAGPSIGQRARGLVESLNIPAAEMAAVVVTGGISSALGGKTNKIADKAMMLRGERFPRIMFHLIIMYLCKAGLENASKCVQQFISLLPSLISEDDQCKNRLHFLIWSLVRVRSQYGELDDGARFQVMSHLILETVIYGKPMLATSASGRDDSTEANVNKEAGFILSHVQKDRVLAAATDEVKYMRDAKFDRMKLLQELHSKLDERSIQDVEQLQSFEDDIQFAKTAAISADDSRKAAFQLAFEEDQQIVADKWIHILRALSDERGPWSAAPFPNKIVTYWKLDKTEDKWRRRLKLKRNYKFDERLCQPSSTKSSNENVVPSVDPSVSTKIPEKLKHLLLKGVWGITGDINSESCEGNNDTSDSPQTTPPEHHPVSDTVDSADCSDYHAIVQNRKESSSTSGDNDYIEVLSSVHCVLVTPKRKLAGQLTITRNALHFSFEFLVEGTGGSSVFNRFQDKKDSDSKNETGGLEKPKSNLDGGRGNAAESSDTQIKSQSNKIKHHRRWKITRIKAVHWTRYLLQYTATEIFFDDGNAPVFLNFASQNDAKSVGSLLVSLRNDALFPKGTSRDKNSLISFVDRKVALEMAESARESWRRREISNFEYLMILNTLAGRSYNDLTQYPTFPWILADYSSEKLDFNKSSTFRDLTKPVGALDAKRFKAFEDRYLNFVDPDIPSFYYGSHYSSMGIVLYYLLRLEPFTALHRNLQGGKFDHADRLFQSIESTYRNCLSNTSDVKELIPEFFYMPEFLENSNSYHLGIKQDGEPLGDVGLPPWAKGSPEEFIYINREALESEYVSSNLHHWIDLIFGYKQRGKPAVEAVNIFYYLTYEGAVDLENMDDMLQKSAIEDQIANFGQTPIQIFRKKHPRRGPPIPIAHPLYFAPQSITVTSVLPTTITPSSVLFIGLLDSNIILVNEGLILSVKLWLTTQLQSGGNFTFSGSLEPFFGIGSDVISPRKIGTSLAENVEFGRQCLAAVQIHGDNYLILGGNWENSFQIISLSDGKIVQSIRQHKDVVSCVAVSSDGSVIATGSYDTTVMIWYAFRGRSNDKRSRNANYDLSTKDHVIIESPSHILCGHDDIITCLFVSTELDIVISGSKDGTCMFHTLREGTYVRSIRHPSGAGLSKLVTSQHGRLVIYSDSDLSLHMYSINGKHIASSESNSRLNCMELSCCGEFMVCAGDHGQIVLRSMHSLDVVWRYEGAGKTITSLVVTPEECFVAGTKDGSLIVFSIENPLLRKSTMQRHKAKPSIGG, encoded by the exons TGACAGTGGTGAGGAAGGAGTTCTGAATGCACTTTGGCAGAAGTATGAGAATGCCATTGACAAG GCTGAAAAGAAGAAATCCCTGCAAATATTTGCCATGCATTTTGCAAAAGCATTTAAAGATTGGGAGCCAGGCCATATTAAGCAAACAATTGATCAAGAATCATTATCAGATGATACAGTTTTAGGATGCTCTACTGGTCATCCTTCTGAGGTCATCCTTATTCTCATTCAAGAGATTTCTCAAATAACTTCATCTATTACTGAAA GCAGCAGCTGTCCAGAATCCTCCACTAACATTTCAGAGTTATTGGGCGACCTGGGATTGAACACTGAAGGATTGACAGTTCTGGAGTGCTTGACAATTGTTACCCGTTCAGTGCATAACTGTAGAGTATTTAGTTATTATGGAGGTGTGCAGAAGGTCACTGCTCTTTTGAAAG CCGCAGTTGTAAAGCTGAAGACCTTGACCAGCTTGCTTGCGGCAGACGAACAACCGTCAAATAAAACTGTAGAGAACATGAGGACGATGCAAAAGGTTCTTGTGTACATTGTTACAATAATTTCAAACTTCATGGATCTGGAGCCAATTACAACAAGGATTTCACAGTTTCTAAAAAGCTCCAGACATACCCTATCAAGCGATTATTTGTCCATAGTTACTCCAAATACTTCAAAAAACTTGGTTTCTGATAAAAATTGGCAGAAAAAGGCCATTGTTTCAGTTATGGAAGCAGGTGGTGTCAATTGGTTAGTAG AACTCCTAAGGGTCATTCGAAGGCTGAATTTGAAAGAGCAGTGGACTGACTTGTCACTCCACTTCATCACTTTATACTCTCTAAGATCAACAATATCTGAAAATACTCGTGCACAAAATCATTTCAGAAGTATAGGGGGGCTGGAGGTTCTATTAGATGGACTTGGACTGCCGTCAAGCAAATTTTCAATCTCGAAGCAGTCTTTTGTTCCCAGTGATGAAAG GCGTGGCATTCTCTGGCTCCAGATACTATCTTTGGAAATTCTGAGGGAGGCAGT TTTTGGAAATGTCAATAATTTGCAATTCTTGTGTGAAAATGGGCGGATACATAAATTTGCAAACAGCATCTGTTGGCCTGCATTTATGCTCCAGGAGTTTCATCAGCAAAAGTCACTCGATCCTCAAGCCTGCCTGAAACTTGATAAAGAAAGCACAGGACCTTCACCAACATTAGAATCTTTCTCAAATCCTGTGGATATTCTTGATACATCAGAATGGAATGAGTATTCTGTAAAGTTGAGCATAGCACTTTgctcttttcttcttcctcccaagGAGATAAAGTATTGCCCTGCTCCAACTGATGTTAGCCAAATTTCGCTATCCATCTCATTGGCATACTGGGAGCAATGTGTGAGGTGGATCATAAAGGTTCTTTCAACAGTTTTCCCGTGCATTAAAGCTTGTGCTGGTGAAACTGAATTGCCTTATCATATAAG GATTTTAGCAAATACCTTGCAGCATTACATGCTTTGCACGTTTAGGAAGGTTCTCATTTCAGCACCAGCTCTACTTAAATCTTTTCGAGAGGAGGGTCTCTGGGATCTGATATTCTCGGAGAAATTTTTCTACTTTGGGTCATCTGTGGACTACATGAATCAGATCATTCAAGAGGCATGGAATGATCAACTTATCGATGCTCCCAAATCAACTGATTCCGAAAGCCTCAATGAAATTGATGTTAACATTCTTCAAGCTGAAGCTATTTCCTTCTTGGAGTTTGCTGCAACGCTCAACGAAAACTCAAATAACCTG CCAGAATGCTCAGCTTTGGTAGGTGCACTTGAACATTGTACCTATGATCCTGGATTGGCTGGTGCTATTGTTAAGAGTTTTCATGTTATCCTGCAACTTGCAACGGAACAAACTCTATCTTCTTTCAAGTCAATCGATGTGCTTACTAGAGTCCTGAAGGTTGCATGCcttcaagcacaagaactaaggAAGCTGTCCCATCTCCAAGATGACTTAAATGAAGATGGTTCTCGATCCAGAAATGTTCCGACGACTCCTTCAGATGAGAAAATTAAGAATGCTCGCACATTTGTGGAATTGGCTTTCAACCTTTTCAAGGATTATGCCACAGTATCTGAAATTGGTAGGATTGCAATTTTACATAATGCCAATTGTATAGAGTATTTGTTTGACTTGTTCCAAGAAGAATACCTCAGGAAGCATATAGTGGAGCAAGTACTTGCTTTATTTAGG TTACCTCCATCATCAGCACAAGATCATGCAGCAAAGATGCACCTATGCTCCAAATATCTCGAGACTTTCAATCGTGTAAAAGAAAACGAAAAGGGTTTTGCAGAATTGTCAATCGATCTATTAATTAATATGAGAGATATCATAATGATAGATCGTGTG TATTACCAAAATCTGTTTCGCTACGGGGAGTGCTTCCTGCATATAGTCTCTTTGTTGAATGGAACTTTTGATGAAGCAGTTGGGGAGCAATTGGTCCTCAATGTCCTTCAGACACTGACTGCTTTACTTGCTGAAAATGATGAGTCAAAG GCTGCCTTCAGATTGCTGGTAGGTGCAGGTTATCAAACATTGCAAAGCTTGCTGTTGGACTTCTGTAAATGGATTCCAAGTCCTAAACTCCTGGATGCCCTACTTGACATGCTTGTTGATGGTGCATTTGACATAAATGAAAAAACAACAATAAAG AATGAAGATGTGATTATGCTATTACTAAATGTTCTGCAAAAG AGCAGCACTTCACTCCAGCATTATGGGCTTATGGTCTTACAACAGTTGCTCAAGGGGTCCATTACAAATAGAACTTCTTGTTTCAGAGCAGGGCTGCTTAGTTTCCTTCTTGATTGGTTTTCAGTAGAGGAAGGGGATGACATTGTAGTCAAAATCGCGGAGCTAATTCAGATCATTGGTGGGCACAGTATTTGTGGAAAGGATATTCGAAAAATTTTTGCCCTCCTACGTGGTGAGGAGATTATTGCAAAGCAGAAGCACAGTTCATTGCTTTTGACAAGTGTTAGTCACATGCTCAAGGAAAAGGGGCCTGAAGCTTTCTTTGAGTTTAGCGGTCATGATTCT GGTATTGAAATAAAATCACCAGTTCAATGGCCTTACAACAAAGGTTTATCTTTTTGCTGCTGGCTAAGGGTGGAAAGTTTCCCTGAGAAGGGTATGATGGGCCTTTTCTCCTTCTTCACTGAAAATGGAAAAGGATGTTTAGCTATGCTTGGGAAAAATACTCTAATCTATGAG TCTGTCAGTCCAAAGCATCAGTGTGTTTTGTTACCTCTGAGCCTCCCtatgaagcagtggaaattccTTTGTGTAACTCATACAATTGGGAGAACCTTCTCTGGAGGGAGCCAGCTGAGATGCTATGTAGATGGTGATCTAGTATCAAGTGAAAAGTGCAG GTATGCAAAAGTAAATGAAGTAATGACTCGCTGCAGTGTTGGTACAGAATTGATGCCCATTGGTGAAGAACCTTCTTCTCTTGGTTTTGAGAGCACCTTTGCTTTTACTGGTCAAATGGGCCCAGTTTATGCATTTTCAGATGCTCTCTCTCCTGAACAAATAAGGGGCATTTATAACCTAGGACCAAGTTACATGTACTCTTTCCTTGGTGATCAAAACTTGCTTACAAATGATGACTCACTGTACAAAGGAATACTTGATGCAAGGGATGGCGTTTCATCAAAAATGATTTTTGGCTTGAACGCACAG GCTAGTAACAATAGGGCTTTGTTTAATGTGTCATCTGTATTGGATGGTCTTGACAAGAGTAAGTTTGAGGCAACCACTATGGGTGGGACAAAGTTATGTGCAAGGCGCCTGCTGCAAGAAATAATTTATTGTGTTGGTGGTGTATCTGTATTTTTCCCTCTTTTGATCCACTTCGATGATGCTGCGGTTCAGAATGGAGAGTCAGTCGCCCATGATGAATTGGCTGGTCAAGTTATTGAGCTTGTTGCTTCTGTTCTTGATGGAAATATAGCAAATCAGCAACAGATGCATCTTCTTTCTGGATTCTCTATTTTGGGCTTCTTGTTCCAATCTGTTTCACCACAGCTATTGAATTTCAAGACTCTTTCAGCATCGAAGTACATGTTTACTGTTTTGAAGAATTCtg GCATGTCAGAGATTCTATTGAAAGATGCTCTTTCACAATTTTACTTGAATCCACATATCTGGGCATATGCGACCTATGAAGTACAGAGAGAACATTATTTGTTTCTGATACAATACTTTGAAGCTGATGGGAAGTTTTTACCAATATTATGTGGGCTCCCTAGGATCATTGATGTTGTTCGGCAGTTCTATTCAGAAAAGGTAGATTCTAGGTCTTCTAAGCCTTTGCTGGTTAGCAAAAAGGTGATCGGAGAGAGAccaagcatggaacaaattcgcAAGATCCGACTTCTCCTGTTGAGTCTCGCAGAAATGAGCTTAAA GCTAAAGGTTTCTCAACATGATATCAGAGCTCTTGTTTCCTTTCTTGAAAGAAGTCAAGATGTTGCATGCGTTGAGGATATACTTCATATGATTATCCGTGCCCTTTCGCATAACTCACTTCTACCATCTTTCTTGGAGCAAGTAAATTCACTTGGTGGTTGTTATATTTTCATCAATCTTCTTAAGAG GGAATTCGAGCCAATTCGTTTATTGGGGCTTCAACTTCTTGGAAAGCTTTTGGTTGGAGTTCCATCTGAGAAAAGAGGACCAAAATTTTTTGGCCTTCCTGTGGGACGAGGGAAAGGAACAACAACAGCACCTCAACTGTTTTTCTATTCAATATCTGAAAGACTATTCAAATTTCCACTTTCAGATCATTTATGTGCCAGTCTTTTTGATGTTCTTCTTGGTGGAGCCAGTCCTAAACAG GTTTTACAGAAACGTGCCCAATCTGATGCTTTGAAAGATAAAAGCAGTACTTCAGCGAGTTTGGCTCCCTTTTTTGTCCCTCAGATTCTGGTCTGCATTTTTAAATATATTCAATCTTGTCAAGATGCTTCAGCACGTACAAAGATTTTAAGTGATCTTCTTGATTTGCTGGATTCAAACCCTTCTAATGTTGAATCTCTTATG GAGTATGGTTGGAGCTCTTGGCTCGAGACATCTGTGAAGCTTGATGTATTTAGAAACTACAAATCAAATTCTGTAGCCAAGGGTAACGATTTGGAGACCAATGAGCTGATTCTTGTGAGGAACATGTATTCATTGGTCCTCTCCTATTGCATATTCTCTGTGAAAGGAGGCTGGCATCAACTGGAAGATACAACAAATTTCCTTCTACTTAAAATTGAGCAG GGACAGTTACCAAACTCCTATCTGTTACGAGACATTTTTGAAGATCTCATTGGAAGCCTTCTCGAGACCTCTTCTGAAGAAAATGTTTTCAATTCTCAGCCATGCCGTGATAACATCTTGTATCTTTTGAACCTTAGTCATGAACTGTTTGTTGACCAAATAGGGATTAAACTCTTG TTTCCTTCGCCTGACATGTCTGCACAGTTGTCATCTGATGACTCTGTGAAAGAGGACATTAACTTGGCAGTTTTGGAAATTATAAACATCGAGAGCAATGACCTACATACAAG TCTTCCTTGGAGTAATACATTTTTTGTCAATGGAGAACTGTTGACCGACGATTGGTGGAGTTTTTTTGACAAGATATGGACACTTCTGTGCTATCTGAATGACAAAGGACAGACCAGATTAACACCAAAAAGTTCAAACGCAGCTGGCCCGTCTATTGGGCAAAGGGCACGTGGATTGGTAGAATCTCTCAATATCCCAGCTGCAGAAATGGCTGCTGTAGTTGTAACGGGAGGCATCAGTAGCGCATTAGGTGGAAAGACCAACAAAATTGCTGACAAAGCTATGATGCTAAGAGGGGAGAGATTTCCAAGAATTATGTTCCACCTTATCATTATGTATCTCTGCAAAGCTGGCTTAGAAAACGCATCCAAGTGTGTTCAGCAATTTATATCATTACTCCCTAGTCTCATCTCTGAAGATGATCAATGCAAAAACAGACTGCATTTTTTAATTTG GTCTTTAGTAAGGGTAAGATCTCAGTATGGGGAACTTGATGATGGTGCACGTTTCCAAGTTATGTCGCACTTGATTCTTGAAACTGTGATATATGGGAAGCCTATGCTTGCAACTAGTGCATCTGGCAGAGATGATTCTACTGAAGCAAATGTCAATAAGGAGGCTGGGTTCATCCTTAGTCATGTACAAAAGGACCGGGTTCTTGCTGCG GCTACTGATGAGGTAAAGTACATGAGGGATGCAAAGTTTGATCGCATGAAGCTGCTCCAGGAACTACATTCTAAACTTGATGAACGCTCAATTCAAGACGTTGAACAACTGCAAAGTTTTGAGGATGATATACAATTTGCAAAGACTGCTGCCATTTCTGCGGATGACAGTAGGAAAGCAGCTTTCCAGCTGGCATTTGAAGAGGATCAGCAAATTGTTGCA GACAAATGGATTCATATTCTCCGTGCTTTGAGTGACGAGAGGGGGCCATGGTCTGCTGCTCCTTTTCCAAATAAGATTGTGACATACTGGAAACTTGACAAGACCGAAGATAAATGGCGGCgcagactcaagctcaagcgtAACTATAAGTTTGACGAACGACTTTGTCAACCATCATCCACCAAATCTAGTAATGAGAATGTCGTCCCATCTGTTGACCCATCTGTTAGTACCAAGATACCGGAAAAATTGAAGCACTTACTTTTGAAAGGAGTATGGGGAATTACAGGGGACATCAATTCTGAATCATGTGAGGGCAACAATGATACGAGTGATTCTCCCCAGACTACCCCACCAGAGCACCACCCTGTTAGTGATACTGTAGACTCTGCAGATTGCTCTGATTATCATGCTATTGTTCAAAATAGAAAAGAAAGTTCATCAACCAGTGGAGATAACGATTATATTGAG GTACTATCATCAGTTCACTGTGTTCTTGTAACCCCCAAAAGAAAACTAGCTGGGCAATTGACTATCACACGAAACGCCCTACATTTTTCTTTTGAATTTCTGGTCGAAGGCACTGGTGGGTCATCTGTTTTCAATAGATTTCAAGATAAAAAAGATTCAGACTCCAAGAATGAGACGGGAGGTCTGGAAAAACCAAAGAGCAATCTTGATGGAGGACGAGGCAATGCTGCTGAATCTAGTGACACTCAGATAAAAAGTCAGTCTAATAAAATCAAACACCATAGAAGGTGGAAAATCACTAGG ATAAAAGCAGTTCATTGGACACGCTACCTACTACAATATACTGCTACTGAGATATTCTTTGACGATGGAAATGCACCAGTATTTCTGAATTTTGCCTCCCAAAATGATGCTAAAAGTGTTGGGTCTCTCTTAGTTTCCCTGAGAAATGATGCTTTGTTCCCCAAAGGAACTAGCAGAGATAAGAACAGTTTAATTTCCTTTGTTGACAGAAAGGTTGCCCTTGAAATGGCTGAGAGTGCTAGAGAAAGTTGGAGGAGGAGAGAAATAAGCAACTTTGAGTATCTTATGATTCTCAACACTCTTGCTGGCCGATCTTACAACGATTTAACTCAATATCCTACTTTTCCTTGGATATTGGCTGACTACTCCTCAGAAAAGCTTGATTTTAATAAATCATCAACTTTTAGGGATCTGACAAAACCAGTAGGTGCCTTGGATGCAAAGCGCTTTAAG GCTTTTGAAGATAGATATCTTAATTTTGTTGATCCTGATATACCAAG TTTTTATTATGGATCCCACTACTCTAGCATGGGAATTGTTCTTTATTACCTTCTGAGGCTTGAGCCTTTTACTGCTCTGCACCGCAATCTTCAG GGTGGTAAGTTTGACCATGCGGATCGTCTATTTCAGAGCATTGAAAGCACATACAGGAACTGCCTATCAAATACAAGTGATGTCAAAGAGCTTATACCCGAATTTTTTTACATGCCTGAGTTTCTTGAAAATTCAAATTCATATCACCTAGGCATAAAGCAGGATGGTGAACCTTTAGGTGATGTCGGACTCCCTCCATGGGCAAAG GGCTCCCCAGAAGAATTTATTTATATCAATAGAGAAGCACTTGAAAGTGAATATGTAAGCTCTAATCTACATCACTGGATTGATCTCATATTTGGTTATAAGCAGCGTGGCAAGCCTGCAGTCGAG GCAGTGAACATATTTTATTATTTAACATACGAGGGTGCAGTTGATTTGGAGAACATGGATGATATGTTGCAAAAGTCTGCTATTGAGGATCAAATTGCAAATTTTGGACAGACACCAATTCAAATTTTCCGGAAGAAACACCCAAGAAGAGGTCCTCCTATACCAATTGCGCATCCGCTATATTTTGCACCACAGTCAATAACAGTGACTTCTGTTCTCCCTACCACAATCACCCCTTCATCTGTGTTATTCATTGGCTTGTTGGACTCGAACATTATCTTGGTGAATGAGGGGCTCATACTCTCTGTAAAGCTTTGGCTAACAACACAGTTGCAGTCTGGTGGAAACTTTACATTTTCTGGATCACTG GAACCTTTCTTTGGAATTGGTTCTGATGTGATTTCTCCTAGGAAAATTGGCACTTCCTTAGCTGAAAATGTTGAGTTTGGAAGACAATGCTTAGCAGCTGTTCAAATTCATGGTGACAATTACTTAATTTTGGGTGGTAATTGGGAGAATAGTTTCCAGATCATTTCTCTAAGCGATGGAAAAATTGTTCAGAGCATCCGGCAACATAAAGATGTAGTTAGTTGTGTGGCAG TTTCATCTGATGGAAGTGTAATTGCCACTGGAAGTTACGACACAACTGTTATGATCTGGTATGCATTTCGAGGAAGATCAAATGATAAACGATCAAGGAATGCAAATTATGACCTATCAACTAAGGATCATGTCATCATTGAAAGCCCTTCCCATATCTTATGTGGTCATGATGATATTATCACATGCTTATTTGTCAGCACGGAATTAGATATTGTTATCAGTGGGTCAAAGGACGGAACTTGTATGTTCCATACACTCCGTGAGGGGACATATGTGCGATCTATTCGACATCCTTCAGGTGCTGGCTTGTCAAAACTAGTAACATCACAGCATGGTAGGCTAGTGATTTACTCTGATAGTGACCTTTCCTTGCATATGTATTCCATAAATGGAAAGCATATTGCTTCGTCGGAATCCAATAGCCGTCTCAATTGCATGGAGCTAAGTTGCTGTGGTGAGTTTATGGTATGTGCTGGTGATCATGGTCAAATCGTACTGCGCTCTATGCATTCCCTTGATGTTGTTTGGAGGTACGAGGGAGCTGGGAAGACAATAACTTCTTTAGTTGTGACTCCTGAGGAGTGCTTCGTGGCAGGAACCAAGGATGGTAGCTTGATTGTATTTTCAATAGAAAACCCTTTGCTTCGTAAAAGCACCATGCAACGGCACAAGGCAAAACCTTCTATTGGTGGTTAG